In Stenotrophomonas sp. 610A2, one DNA window encodes the following:
- a CDS encoding flagellar basal body P-ring protein FlgI, translating into MKTLSFKRYVALGAMALAVALPAHAERIKDLAQVGGVRGNALVGYGLVVGLDGSGDRTSQAPFTVQSLKNLLGELGVNVPANVNPQLKNVAAVAIHAELPPFAKPGQTIDITVSSIGNAVSLRGGSLLMAPLKGIDGQVYAIAQGNLIVGGFGAQGKDGSRVSVNIPSAGRIPNGATVERALPDVFSGGGDITLNLHQNDFTTVSRMVSALNAAFGEGAARAVDGGTVSVQTPTDPGARIGMLARIENVELSPGTAPARIVVNSRTGTVVIGSQVRVSPAAISHGSLTVTVSESTQVSQPNAFGGGQTVATPQSTITASNEGSRMFRFDGGATLDEIVRAVNEVGAAPGDLIAILEALKQAGALTADLEVI; encoded by the coding sequence ATGAAGACTCTCTCTTTCAAACGATACGTGGCTCTGGGGGCAATGGCACTGGCAGTCGCCCTGCCCGCCCATGCCGAGCGGATCAAGGACCTGGCCCAGGTAGGCGGCGTGCGCGGCAATGCGCTGGTCGGCTATGGCCTGGTCGTCGGCCTTGATGGCAGCGGTGACCGCACCAGCCAGGCACCGTTCACCGTGCAGAGCTTGAAGAACCTGCTTGGCGAACTCGGCGTCAATGTTCCGGCAAACGTCAATCCGCAGCTGAAGAATGTCGCTGCGGTGGCGATCCATGCCGAACTTCCGCCGTTTGCCAAACCCGGCCAGACCATCGACATCACCGTCTCCTCGATCGGCAATGCCGTATCGCTGCGTGGTGGTTCCTTGTTGATGGCGCCGCTGAAAGGTATCGATGGGCAGGTATATGCGATTGCCCAAGGCAACCTGATCGTTGGCGGCTTTGGTGCGCAGGGCAAGGACGGTTCGCGCGTGTCGGTGAATATTCCCAGCGCTGGCCGCATTCCCAACGGTGCTACCGTTGAACGCGCCCTGCCCGATGTCTTCTCCGGTGGCGGTGACATCACCCTGAACCTGCACCAGAACGACTTCACCACCGTCTCGCGCATGGTCAGCGCACTGAATGCCGCTTTCGGTGAAGGTGCGGCGCGCGCAGTCGATGGCGGCACGGTTTCGGTACAGACACCGACTGATCCGGGTGCACGCATCGGCATGCTGGCGCGCATTGAGAATGTCGAGCTTTCGCCCGGCACCGCGCCGGCGCGCATCGTGGTCAACTCGCGTACCGGCACCGTGGTGATCGGCTCGCAGGTGCGGGTCAGCCCGGCAGCAATCTCGCACGGATCCTTGACGGTGACCGTCAGCGAATCGACCCAGGTCAGCCAGCCCAATGCCTTTGGTGGTGGCCAGACCGTCGCAACGCCACAGTCCACCATCACTGCCAGCAATGAAGGCAGCCGCATGTTCCGTTTCGATGGTGGCGCCACCCTGGACGAGATCGTACGTGCGGTCAACGAAGTTGGCGCAGCGCCGGGCGACCTGATCGCAATCCTGGAAGCCCTCAAGCAGGCCGGTGCCTTGACTGCCGACCTTGAGGTGATCTGA
- a CDS encoding flagellar hook capping FlgD N-terminal domain-containing protein, with the protein MSTSVNTDLYSSLGLTAPNTTTTTSKNKSSLDQADFLKLMTTQLQHQDPTKPMDNSQMVAQMAQLSTVQGITDLNTSVKGFQQSMASDQVLRGAALVGHEVMVPSTKVALEAEGGTSGTVAAPSAGSVTVDITDANGLKVTQLTVPANAAGEVAFQWDGTDADGKRMPAGSYTVTATHTDTAGAQSKLSTYVQAEVESVTVGSDGLYLNLKGLGTAPLDYVLRVS; encoded by the coding sequence ATGAGCACCAGCGTAAACACCGATTTGTACAGCTCGCTTGGGCTTACCGCGCCCAACACGACGACCACGACCAGCAAGAACAAGAGCTCGTTGGACCAGGCCGATTTCCTGAAGCTGATGACCACCCAGCTGCAGCATCAGGATCCGACCAAGCCCATGGACAACAGCCAGATGGTGGCGCAGATGGCGCAGCTGTCCACGGTGCAGGGCATCACCGATCTGAACACCTCGGTGAAGGGCTTCCAGCAATCCATGGCCAGCGACCAGGTGCTGCGTGGCGCCGCCCTGGTCGGCCACGAAGTGATGGTGCCCTCGACCAAGGTCGCGCTGGAGGCCGAAGGTGGTACCAGCGGCACCGTTGCCGCGCCATCAGCCGGCTCGGTCACTGTCGACATCACCGATGCCAATGGCTTGAAGGTGACCCAATTGACCGTACCGGCGAATGCCGCCGGCGAGGTGGCATTCCAATGGGATGGCACCGACGCCGATGGCAAGCGGATGCCAGCGGGCAGCTACACCGTTACCGCCACCCATACCGACACCGCTGGTGCGCAGAGCAAGCTCAGCACCTACGTGCAGGCGGAAGTGGAGAGCGTGACCGTGGGCTCCGATGGCTTGTACCTGAACCTCAAGGGGCTGGGCACTGCCCCGCTCGACTACGTGCTCCGCGTCAGCTGA
- the flgC gene encoding flagellar basal body rod protein FlgC, translating into MSNLPIFDIAGAALKAQSVRMSTIASNLSNADSIAGSPETVYKPLEPIFQAVTSRSDPNLTGVQVKEIAQSDAAPIKRYEPNHPLADGEGYVYSPDVDPVAQMVNLISTSRNYQAGVEMLSTAKELALATLTMGR; encoded by the coding sequence ATGAGCAATCTGCCCATCTTCGATATCGCCGGCGCCGCCTTGAAGGCGCAGTCGGTGCGCATGAGCACCATCGCCTCCAACCTGTCCAATGCCGACTCCATCGCCGGCTCGCCGGAGACGGTCTACAAGCCGCTGGAACCTATCTTCCAGGCCGTCACCAGTCGCAGCGATCCGAACCTCACCGGCGTGCAGGTAAAGGAGATCGCACAGAGCGACGCTGCGCCGATCAAGCGCTACGAACCGAATCATCCGCTGGCCGATGGCGAGGGCTATGTGTATTCGCCCGACGTCGATCCGGTCGCGCAGATGGTCAACCTCATCTCCACCTCGCGCAATTACCAGGCCGGCGTGGAAATGCTCAGCACTGCCAAGGAACTTGCCCTGGCCACGCTGACCATGGGCCGCTGA
- the flgE gene encoding flagellar hook protein FlgE has product MGFNVSLSGINAANADLNVTANNIANVNTTGFKESRAEFADLFNATSYGLSRNAMGSGSRLTNVAQQFSQGNIDQTGRSLDLAVAGEGFFTMSMNGTRVYSRAGNFQTDNNGYVINPQGARLQVFAPSADGTRFDGELTDLQLLTTDSPPKQSTLVNMAFTLPGNAPQPTIGTFDPTDSNSYNHSTGGVTVYDSLGVSHTQTSYFVKTANPNEWQVYNYVDGQSAGAPSLLQFSNAGALTSPANGDITLAPFTPATGAGVVNLTLNVSGATQYGEKFAMRDTRQDGYAAGKLNEISISEEGVVYARYTNGDDKALGQVALTTFKNPQGLQNQGNNLWVETFSSGTPRTGAPDTSDLGQIQAGSLEASTVDLTEQLVNMIVAQRNFQANAQMVSTQDQITQSIINIR; this is encoded by the coding sequence ATGGGCTTCAACGTCTCACTGTCGGGCATCAACGCGGCCAACGCGGACCTGAATGTCACCGCCAACAATATCGCCAACGTCAACACCACCGGCTTCAAGGAATCGCGCGCCGAGTTCGCCGATCTGTTCAATGCCACCAGCTATGGCTTGTCGCGCAACGCGATGGGTTCTGGTTCGCGCCTGACCAATGTCGCGCAGCAGTTCTCGCAGGGCAATATCGACCAGACCGGCCGCAGCCTGGATCTGGCGGTGGCTGGCGAAGGCTTCTTCACCATGAGCATGAACGGTACCCGCGTGTACTCGCGTGCTGGCAACTTCCAGACCGACAACAACGGCTATGTGATCAACCCGCAAGGCGCGCGCCTGCAGGTGTTCGCTCCCAGCGCCGATGGCACGCGTTTCGACGGCGAGCTGACCGACCTGCAGCTGCTCACCACCGACAGCCCGCCCAAGCAGAGCACCCTGGTCAACATGGCCTTCACCCTGCCCGGCAACGCACCGCAGCCGACGATCGGCACGTTCGACCCGACCGATTCCAACAGCTACAACCATTCCACTGGTGGCGTCACCGTTTACGACTCGCTGGGCGTCAGCCACACCCAGACCTCGTACTTCGTGAAGACTGCCAACCCCAACGAGTGGCAGGTATACAACTATGTCGATGGCCAGTCCGCCGGCGCACCGTCGCTGCTGCAGTTCTCCAACGCCGGCGCCCTGACCAGCCCGGCCAATGGCGACATCACCTTGGCACCATTCACCCCGGCCACTGGCGCCGGCGTGGTCAACCTGACCTTGAACGTGTCCGGCGCTACCCAGTACGGCGAGAAGTTCGCAATGCGCGATACCCGCCAGGACGGTTATGCCGCCGGCAAGCTCAACGAGATCAGCATCTCCGAGGAAGGCGTGGTGTATGCGCGCTACACCAACGGCGATGACAAGGCCTTGGGCCAGGTCGCACTGACTACCTTCAAGAACCCGCAGGGCCTGCAGAACCAGGGCAATAATCTGTGGGTTGAAACCTTCTCTTCGGGCACCCCGCGTACCGGTGCACCGGACACCTCGGATCTGGGCCAGATCCAGGCTGGCTCGCTGGAAGCCTCAACGGTGGATCTCACCGAACAGCTGGTCAACATGATCGTCGCCCAGCGCAACTTCCAGGCCAACGCGCAGATGGTGTCCACCCAGGACCAGATCACCCAGAGCATCATCAATATCCGCTAA
- the flgH gene encoding flagellar basal body L-ring protein FlgH has product MSSTPLLRQLSIAMCAALIGGCTLAGDVRPYAPMAPIQPIVVQAAAPTAGAIYAAGPGLNLYGDRRARDVGDLLTITLVENTMATTTASTAISKKSDIDVGTPTLFGAPVTLGGKDILGASASSERDFAGKGNSAQSNRLQGSVTVTVIQRLPNGNLVVQGQKNLRLNQGDELVQIQGVVRAADIAPDNTIASSKVADARIAYGGRGAVAQSNAMGWLGRFFNSAFALF; this is encoded by the coding sequence ATGAGCAGCACCCCACTCCTGCGCCAACTTTCCATCGCCATGTGCGCTGCCTTGATCGGCGGCTGCACCTTGGCCGGCGATGTACGCCCCTATGCACCGATGGCGCCTATCCAGCCCATCGTCGTGCAGGCCGCAGCGCCGACCGCTGGCGCGATCTACGCCGCCGGCCCGGGCTTGAACCTGTACGGAGATCGACGCGCGCGCGATGTCGGTGACCTGCTGACGATCACCTTGGTCGAAAACACCATGGCCACCACCACCGCCAGCACTGCGATCAGCAAGAAGTCGGACATCGACGTCGGCACGCCAACCTTGTTCGGTGCCCCGGTGACACTCGGCGGCAAGGACATCCTCGGCGCCTCGGCATCGTCCGAGCGTGACTTCGCGGGCAAGGGCAACAGCGCGCAGAGCAACCGCCTGCAGGGCAGCGTGACCGTTACCGTGATCCAGCGCTTGCCCAACGGCAACCTGGTCGTGCAGGGGCAGAAGAACCTGCGCCTGAACCAAGGCGATGAACTGGTGCAGATCCAGGGTGTCGTGCGTGCTGCGGATATTGCCCCGGACAACACGATTGCCTCGAGCAAGGTCGCCGATGCGCGCATCGCTTATGGCGGTCGCGGCGCGGTCGCCCAATCCAACGCGATGGGCTGGCTGGGTCGCTTCTTCAACTCAGCGTTCGCGCTGTTCTGA
- the flgG gene encoding flagellar basal-body rod protein FlgG — translation MNQALWVAKTGLDAQQTRMSVVSNNLANTNTTGFKRDRASFEDLLYQQVRQPGGSSSAQTQLPTGLQLGTGVRVVATSKHFEQGSQQQTGRALDVMANGRGFFEVMMPDGTSAYTRDGSFQINAQGELVTNSGYPVQPGIQIPEGAQSLTIGTDGTISVKMAGEAASVEIGSLTLTDFINPAGLQAKGENLYLETTASGPAQNGTPGLNGLGTVVQGALEGSNVNVVEELVSMIETQRAYEMNAKAISTTDSMLGYLNNNV, via the coding sequence ATGAATCAGGCATTGTGGGTCGCCAAGACCGGCTTGGATGCACAACAGACACGCATGTCGGTTGTCTCCAACAACCTGGCCAACACCAATACCACCGGATTCAAGCGCGACCGCGCCAGCTTTGAAGACCTGTTGTACCAACAGGTGCGTCAGCCCGGCGGTTCGTCCTCGGCACAGACGCAGTTGCCAACCGGCCTGCAGCTGGGTACCGGTGTCCGCGTCGTCGCCACGTCCAAGCATTTCGAACAGGGCAGCCAACAGCAGACCGGTCGCGCACTGGATGTGATGGCCAATGGCCGCGGCTTCTTTGAAGTGATGATGCCCGACGGTACGTCGGCGTATACGCGCGACGGCAGCTTCCAGATCAACGCACAGGGCGAACTGGTGACCAACAGTGGTTACCCGGTGCAGCCCGGCATCCAGATTCCCGAGGGCGCGCAATCGCTGACCATCGGTACCGACGGCACCATCAGCGTGAAGATGGCTGGCGAAGCCGCATCAGTCGAAATCGGCTCCTTGACGCTCACCGACTTCATCAACCCCGCCGGCCTGCAGGCCAAGGGCGAGAACCTGTACCTGGAAACCACCGCATCGGGCCCGGCACAGAACGGCACGCCCGGCCTCAATGGCCTGGGCACGGTCGTACAGGGTGCGCTGGAAGGCAGCAACGTCAACGTGGTTGAAGAGCTGGTGTCGATGATCGAGACCCAGCGCGCCTACGAAATGAACGCCAAGGCCATCTCCACCACCGACTCCATGCTCGGCTACCTCAACAACAACGTCTGA
- a CDS encoding flagellar basal body rod protein FlgF, which translates to MDKALYVAMTGARASLQAQATVSHNLANSDTPGFKEALANTEAFRIQGPGFPSRVDAVHVDAGFNRRVGAQQITGNSLDLSLQPGSWLAVQSSDGSEAYTRSGALSLTPNGQLVTAEGHAVLDDNGNPIAVPPHQAMEIGHDGTLSIIPLGEGPQTMAMIGRLRVVDAPNERLERRLDGLMRNTDPQQPFAQRQGKALESGMLESSNVDAAGALVQMIQLQRQFEMQVKVIKHGDENARSANTLLRLNG; encoded by the coding sequence ATGGACAAAGCCCTCTACGTTGCCATGACCGGTGCCCGCGCCTCGCTGCAGGCGCAGGCCACGGTGTCGCACAACCTGGCCAACTCGGATACGCCGGGCTTCAAGGAAGCGCTGGCCAACACCGAAGCGTTCCGTATCCAGGGGCCGGGGTTTCCGTCGCGCGTGGATGCCGTACACGTGGATGCCGGTTTCAACCGTCGCGTTGGCGCGCAGCAGATCACCGGCAATTCGCTGGATCTTTCGCTGCAGCCGGGCAGTTGGCTGGCGGTGCAATCCAGCGATGGAAGTGAGGCCTATACCCGCAGTGGTGCCTTGTCGTTGACGCCGAACGGACAGTTGGTGACCGCCGAAGGCCATGCGGTTCTCGATGACAACGGCAATCCGATCGCGGTGCCACCGCACCAGGCAATGGAGATCGGCCACGATGGCACCTTGTCGATCATTCCGTTGGGTGAAGGCCCACAAACGATGGCGATGATTGGCCGGCTGCGCGTGGTTGATGCACCCAATGAGCGGCTGGAACGACGCCTCGACGGGCTGATGCGCAACACCGATCCACAGCAGCCTTTTGCCCAGCGCCAGGGCAAGGCCTTGGAGAGCGGAATGCTGGAATCCAGCAACGTGGATGCAGCGGGCGCGCTGGTGCAGATGATCCAGCTGCAGCGCCAGTTTGAAATGCAGGTCAAGGTCATCAAGCACGGTGACGAGAACGCGCGCAGCGCGAACACCCTGCTTCGCCTGAACGGCTGA
- the flgB gene encoding flagellar basal body rod protein FlgB → MANLFSNYLGIHAQAMPLREQRMKLIASNLSNADTPGYKARDLDFDAALRNAQGATSGNGLLNTTAEQHYAIGGNAGLNPFQILREGTQPSLDGNTVDPDAERAAYGRAALEYRASLSFVESKVKTMLTAITGQ, encoded by the coding sequence ATGGCCAACCTGTTTTCCAACTATCTCGGCATCCATGCCCAGGCAATGCCGCTGCGCGAGCAGCGCATGAAGCTGATCGCCAGCAACCTCAGCAATGCCGACACGCCCGGCTACAAGGCCCGCGACCTCGACTTCGATGCCGCCCTGCGCAATGCCCAGGGCGCCACCAGTGGCAACGGTCTGCTGAACACCACCGCCGAGCAGCACTACGCCATTGGCGGCAATGCCGGCCTCAATCCGTTCCAGATCCTGCGCGAAGGCACGCAGCCCAGCCTGGACGGCAACACCGTTGATCCGGATGCCGAGCGCGCCGCCTACGGCCGTGCTGCTTTGGAGTACCGCGCCTCACTGAGCTTCGTCGAGTCGAAGGTGAAGACCATGCTCACCGCCATCACTGGCCAGTAA
- the flgJ gene encoding flagellar assembly peptidoglycan hydrolase FlgJ, which translates to MRIAAPALEINPAIANDPAKIDKVARQLEGQFAQMLVKSMRDASFGDSLFPGENQMFREMYDQRIAEAMTRGRGLGLSAMIARQLGGAEATTTPTVDPSIKPAAAARAYQLAAPAATGLPLNTAPAIGEDPLSSLNINDQSTYMAPQAQVLDLIAGRDSSSFHASLNSANPYQDNAPTELAADWAMSNDRWSKVSAAERGDAVDTATANVAADKLGKHTPEGFVASIWPHAERAARELGVDPRALVAQAALETGWGKRHIKRDNGDSSHNLFGIKATGWSGERATTGTHEYVNGQRRNETASFRAYGSMAESFGDYVRMLKNSPRYQAALSAGSDVRSFAQGLQRAGYATDPSYAAKIAAIAAGPTIQRAVAAIGDAGARLGQTFASNAGATGITRR; encoded by the coding sequence ATGCGTATCGCCGCGCCCGCGCTGGAAATCAATCCGGCCATCGCCAATGATCCAGCCAAGATCGACAAGGTCGCGCGTCAGCTGGAAGGCCAGTTCGCGCAGATGCTGGTCAAAAGCATGCGCGATGCCAGCTTTGGCGATTCGCTGTTCCCCGGTGAAAACCAGATGTTCCGCGAGATGTACGACCAGCGCATTGCCGAGGCAATGACGCGTGGTCGCGGGCTGGGCCTGTCGGCGATGATCGCCCGTCAATTGGGTGGCGCTGAAGCTACGACGACCCCGACGGTTGATCCCAGCATCAAGCCCGCCGCTGCGGCACGCGCCTATCAATTGGCAGCTCCCGCGGCCACCGGCCTGCCGCTCAACACCGCGCCGGCAATTGGCGAGGATCCGCTGTCATCGCTGAACATCAATGACCAGTCCACTTATATGGCGCCACAGGCGCAGGTGCTGGACCTGATTGCAGGCCGTGACAGCAGCAGCTTCCATGCATCACTGAATTCAGCCAATCCCTATCAGGACAACGCCCCGACCGAGTTAGCAGCCGACTGGGCGATGAGCAACGACCGCTGGAGCAAGGTATCGGCAGCTGAGCGCGGTGACGCGGTCGATACAGCTACTGCCAATGTCGCCGCCGACAAGCTCGGCAAGCACACCCCGGAAGGCTTCGTGGCCAGTATCTGGCCGCATGCCGAGCGTGCCGCGCGCGAGCTGGGCGTCGATCCACGCGCACTGGTTGCGCAAGCGGCGCTGGAGACCGGCTGGGGCAAGCGCCATATCAAGCGCGACAACGGTGACAGCAGCCACAACCTGTTCGGCATCAAGGCCACCGGCTGGAGTGGTGAGCGCGCAACCACAGGTACCCATGAATACGTCAATGGCCAACGCCGCAACGAGACCGCCAGCTTCCGTGCCTATGGTTCGATGGCGGAGAGCTTTGGCGACTACGTCCGCATGCTGAAGAACAGCCCCCGCTACCAGGCTGCGCTCAGCGCCGGCAGCGATGTACGCAGCTTCGCCCAGGGCCTGCAGCGTGCCGGCTATGCCACCGATCCCTCGTACGCCGCCAAGATCGCCGCCATTGCCGCTGGCCCGACCATCCAGCGCGCTGTCGCCGCCATCGGTGATGCCGGTGCGCGCCTGGGCCAGACCTTTGCCAGTAACGCCGGTGCTACCGGCATCACCCGACGTTGA